A single genomic interval of Aureliella helgolandensis harbors:
- a CDS encoding IS91 family transposase, which yields MASILKRYTADFISKYRPSLSRQVESTLARIGFCRTAAMGGRTYACNQCQTKISLYNSCADRHCPQCSGARRADWLDRAAELLLPDVTYFQVVFTLPDKLSPLILGNRRKLYRTLMHTAWEALKECIETKLGMQASAMMVLHTWNQRLGHHPHVHLLVPGSGPSLDGRRWIECRQTKPTGNSPAKPTLVDNKELSREFSERFLRKLKSLHRRGKLDLEEELAGLQEPLAWAKFTDTLLAHDWCVFIERPPTSKSSPEHVLKYLARYMTGGPISDRRLVSCDNDIVTFMARNKDKHSSASQVSEKLSGVEFIRCWSLHILPKGFTKSRCFGGYSSARRTAFIALCKQLHPLAVTEQCDPQVNDAITETQDIPTERCCAKCQQPMQLLSETRRPSWRDLFYGPNHHSWFES from the coding sequence GTGGCCAGCATACTCAAGCGGTACACGGCTGACTTCATCAGCAAGTATCGACCGAGTCTCTCACGACAAGTCGAAAGCACACTAGCGAGGATCGGCTTCTGCCGCACCGCAGCCATGGGAGGTCGCACCTATGCTTGCAATCAGTGCCAGACCAAGATCTCGCTCTACAACTCGTGCGCCGACCGGCACTGCCCGCAGTGTAGTGGGGCTCGGCGCGCCGACTGGCTCGATAGAGCCGCTGAGCTACTGTTGCCAGACGTAACTTACTTCCAAGTTGTCTTCACGTTGCCAGACAAACTATCTCCGCTGATACTCGGTAATCGTCGCAAACTCTATCGTACCTTGATGCATACTGCTTGGGAGGCGCTCAAGGAGTGTATTGAAACCAAGCTTGGCATGCAGGCCTCTGCCATGATGGTCTTGCATACTTGGAATCAACGGCTGGGGCACCATCCTCACGTGCACCTCCTCGTTCCCGGCAGCGGCCCATCACTGGACGGACGGCGTTGGATCGAGTGTCGGCAAACCAAGCCCACGGGGAACTCACCCGCCAAGCCAACGTTGGTGGACAACAAGGAACTCAGTCGAGAATTCAGCGAACGTTTCCTACGTAAACTAAAATCGCTGCACCGTCGCGGCAAGCTGGATCTTGAAGAAGAATTGGCGGGACTTCAAGAGCCGCTGGCTTGGGCCAAATTCACTGACACTCTCCTCGCACACGACTGGTGTGTCTTCATCGAGCGACCACCGACGTCCAAGTCGTCTCCGGAGCACGTCTTGAAGTACTTGGCCAGATACATGACTGGTGGCCCCATCTCGGATCGACGCTTGGTGAGCTGCGATAACGACATCGTCACGTTCATGGCTCGCAACAAGGACAAACACAGCTCGGCTAGTCAAGTTTCAGAGAAACTCTCTGGAGTTGAGTTCATTCGATGTTGGTCACTCCACATTCTTCCCAAGGGTTTTACCAAGTCACGTTGCTTCGGAGGCTACAGCAGTGCTCGCCGCACGGCCTTCATCGCCTTGTGCAAGCAGCTCCATCCGCTCGCCGTGACGGAACAATGCGATCCTCAAGTCAACGACGCAATCACAGAGACGCAGGACATTCCGACAGAGCGTTGTTGTGCCAAATGCCAACAACCCATGCAACTCCTCTCCGAGACTCGTCGTCCGAGCTGGCGGGACCTATTCTATGGCCCCAACCATCACTCTTGGTTCGAGAGTTAG
- a CDS encoding DUF4062 domain-containing protein, whose product MKKRYQVFISSTYEDLRLERQAAVEAILKAGHIPAGMELFTAGDESQMKVIRRWIDESDIFMLILGARYGSIEPTSGKSYVELELDYAIETNTPFFAVIMTDEGREAKVKEHGTSVLEGKNEEAYRVFRDRVKTYLSAFFSTASEVKLAVFETLPQIVDGRDLNGWVSAADIQTPSDVASELARVAHENSKLRAELEEFRERANSQSGSNPQFEELFATLKNTKATIPAKLTGSPNDVELNLLELALHFGEYLARSVTNAYGTDAIESFVFYRIASPLAAFGLVEHGKSPINAKWQRLKLSKEGTRFMAKAKIRVEQNRSQPASKPAPTPPSKEPDAKPKSSAKKKKAAKRTPKKQ is encoded by the coding sequence ATGAAAAAGCGATACCAAGTCTTCATATCGTCAACATACGAGGACTTGCGTCTTGAACGGCAGGCTGCCGTCGAAGCTATTTTGAAAGCTGGGCATATTCCTGCTGGTATGGAGCTTTTCACGGCGGGCGATGAATCGCAGATGAAGGTTATTCGTAGATGGATCGACGAATCTGACATCTTCATGTTGATTCTCGGTGCTCGGTACGGGTCGATCGAGCCCACCTCAGGCAAGAGCTATGTTGAACTTGAACTTGACTATGCAATCGAAACAAACACGCCGTTTTTTGCAGTGATCATGACTGACGAAGGGCGTGAAGCGAAGGTCAAGGAACATGGCACTTCTGTGCTTGAGGGAAAAAATGAAGAGGCATATCGCGTCTTTCGAGATCGCGTGAAGACCTACCTGTCAGCTTTCTTTTCAACTGCGTCCGAGGTGAAACTCGCGGTATTCGAAACGCTTCCACAAATAGTTGACGGGCGAGACCTCAATGGCTGGGTCTCGGCGGCGGACATTCAAACACCGTCCGATGTTGCGTCAGAACTGGCACGCGTCGCCCACGAAAACAGCAAGCTCCGCGCCGAACTTGAAGAATTTCGCGAGCGGGCGAACTCTCAATCCGGGAGCAATCCACAATTCGAGGAACTATTCGCAACCCTCAAGAACACAAAGGCGACGATACCAGCAAAGCTCACTGGTTCCCCGAACGATGTGGAACTAAACCTTTTGGAACTTGCCTTGCATTTTGGCGAATATCTCGCGAGAAGCGTCACCAATGCCTATGGTACAGACGCAATTGAATCGTTCGTGTTCTACCGAATTGCATCGCCTCTTGCGGCATTTGGTCTCGTTGAACATGGAAAGTCTCCGATTAACGCAAAGTGGCAGCGCTTGAAGCTGTCAAAAGAGGGAACTCGCTTCATGGCCAAGGCTAAGATACGCGTCGAACAGAATCGATCACAGCCCGCATCAAAACCTGCTCCAACGCCACCGTCGAAAGAACCTGATGCCAAGCCTAAGTCTTCCGCAAAGAAGAAAAAGGCGGCCAAGCGTACGCCGAAGAAGCAATAG
- a CDS encoding toll/interleukin-1 receptor domain-containing protein: MARCTAPVNGHRSAAAAEKCPACSGRTRGYSSYSPPAYSRPALSSPGGGGRSGGGAATSSKPRWSRASSSVTYTSAQVRALTPVRESVERRASLPDLRDVFLCHAWDDRKDAAKVLHAQLEVFGVSVWFSENDVVLGSPLLREIDKGLARSRVGIVLVTPAFLRRIKGAGIAEKELSALLARDLLVPIVHDTTYEALRDVSPLLGSRSGMDTSEETMADIAAKIAELVALDDNSETEAQVRC, translated from the coding sequence ATGGCTAGATGTACAGCACCGGTAAACGGCCATCGCTCTGCTGCGGCTGCAGAGAAGTGCCCCGCATGTAGTGGTCGCACTCGCGGATACAGTTCCTACTCTCCTCCTGCTTACTCCCGTCCTGCCCTCTCATCGCCCGGTGGCGGTGGCCGCAGCGGCGGCGGGGCTGCTACCAGCAGCAAGCCGCGCTGGTCGCGAGCCAGTTCTTCCGTCACGTACACATCTGCACAAGTACGGGCGCTTACGCCGGTCCGGGAAAGCGTCGAAAGGCGAGCATCCCTACCTGATCTTCGTGACGTCTTTCTCTGCCACGCATGGGACGACCGGAAAGATGCTGCCAAGGTCCTGCACGCTCAACTCGAAGTTTTTGGTGTTTCGGTTTGGTTCAGTGAAAATGACGTTGTTCTTGGTTCCCCGTTGCTCCGCGAAATTGACAAAGGACTCGCGAGATCGCGTGTCGGCATTGTATTGGTGACTCCTGCGTTCTTGCGACGTATTAAGGGGGCGGGCATTGCCGAGAAAGAGCTTTCGGCACTCCTAGCGCGTGACCTACTGGTTCCGATCGTGCACGACACGACGTACGAAGCTCTTCGCGATGTCAGCCCGCTACTTGGCTCTCGAAGTGGAATGGACACTTCTGAAGAGACGATGGCGGATATCGCAGCCAAAATCGCTGAGTTGGTTGCCCTCGACGATAATTCCGAAACGGAAGCTCAAGTTCGGTGCTAG
- a CDS encoding BNR-4 repeat-containing protein: MPRRYKTITIAASKQAGKCSGFFPIALHNDAQIQANVFPTGRNVYVTEEDGVTPVPACLLPNKHVCGANGGWTWFTQPVAIYDPVGNKTLTGWVNQQGARHVSVFDHATGTQQDILLSTTDLEGDDHNNPSICIRSDGRYLVAYCEHNNGDTVKFRVSTNPHDGSAWGSEYSIEPTTQGVLSYSQLWRLSGEDKIYLFGRHDGADKWYYVTSDDDGETWSAQVDFIDHGTFQCYPRFWTNGIDRFLIVCTKKENNVNSFIANDSAGVALDLTGNRPIYALQYSGGGWKQMDGTALALPLVHTAYGASSIIATDVGSDSRWVGDITQDAEGVVHALYYVYPGHDERNHDLYHATYDADTGTWSSVKVMDEGGPIVSHYSPSVSYPGVAVFDPLDASQIAVAREVAGIREIEIWKRTGSSWAKLQEITSGSLTHNFRPNFAHGRVAGVEPYLFWMGCGRYEGYEDFSLSMLQHPARPANAILVRLNLDGVTDRVIRIYYTDENEDRLQSPQEVAAGMGALNLFVGSLQLADNRFNRVNFAPGGGKALTVLNTQEDMNAEFGGIKFGPVGTDISSKMLISPAVEASFRVSMLAVVNWKPHTSSPLQQSILSNNTGGGEGGIITRITTATGLFQFYALLSSGAVSITSDVAVPQNEPVLLYGEFDRFDAAQRLKVRVGTVQKTAAGSAASMSSGVAPYHAIGQEKASGTTYPLAGTLSMVGIFERTLPKAYTDTLSAAFTSPETFATIGVEQYDNDPLIADIVAAINADATQTAARESTTKAALREAFGGRWRDEKDAFFDLRIEDIPE, encoded by the coding sequence ATGCCCAGACGATACAAGACGATCACCATTGCAGCATCGAAGCAAGCTGGCAAATGCTCGGGATTCTTTCCGATTGCGTTGCACAACGATGCACAGATTCAAGCGAATGTATTTCCGACTGGCCGCAATGTTTATGTAACCGAGGAAGACGGCGTTACCCCGGTCCCAGCGTGCCTATTGCCGAATAAGCACGTGTGTGGAGCCAACGGTGGATGGACGTGGTTTACCCAGCCCGTAGCGATCTACGATCCGGTGGGAAACAAGACTCTCACCGGATGGGTAAACCAGCAAGGTGCAAGGCACGTGTCGGTGTTCGATCACGCCACTGGAACGCAACAGGATATCCTCCTATCCACGACAGATTTGGAGGGGGACGACCACAACAACCCCTCAATCTGTATTCGATCCGATGGCCGTTACCTAGTTGCGTATTGCGAACACAACAATGGTGACACCGTCAAATTTCGCGTCTCGACCAACCCGCATGACGGCAGCGCGTGGGGCAGCGAGTACTCGATCGAGCCAACCACCCAGGGAGTTCTCTCCTACTCACAACTGTGGCGACTGAGTGGAGAAGACAAGATCTACCTCTTCGGTCGCCACGATGGTGCCGACAAATGGTATTACGTCACCTCCGACGACGACGGCGAGACCTGGTCGGCACAGGTGGATTTCATCGACCATGGAACGTTCCAGTGTTATCCCAGGTTCTGGACGAACGGGATCGACAGATTTCTCATTGTCTGCACCAAGAAAGAAAACAACGTCAATTCGTTTATTGCGAATGACTCCGCTGGTGTTGCGCTCGATTTGACCGGCAACCGACCGATCTACGCGTTGCAGTATTCGGGTGGCGGTTGGAAACAGATGGACGGGACCGCTCTCGCGCTGCCGCTCGTGCACACGGCCTACGGAGCGTCGAGCATTATTGCCACCGATGTTGGCAGCGATTCGCGTTGGGTTGGCGACATCACGCAAGATGCCGAGGGAGTCGTGCATGCTCTCTATTACGTCTACCCGGGCCATGATGAACGGAACCACGATCTGTATCACGCCACCTACGACGCGGACACCGGCACATGGTCTAGTGTCAAAGTGATGGACGAGGGAGGGCCAATTGTTTCGCATTATTCGCCCTCGGTCTCCTATCCCGGGGTTGCCGTATTCGACCCGCTCGACGCCAGCCAAATCGCAGTCGCACGGGAAGTGGCAGGCATTCGAGAGATCGAAATTTGGAAGCGAACCGGCTCGAGCTGGGCAAAGCTGCAGGAGATCACCTCCGGCAGTTTGACCCACAACTTCCGCCCCAACTTCGCACACGGCCGAGTCGCTGGTGTCGAGCCCTACCTGTTTTGGATGGGATGTGGTCGCTATGAGGGATACGAGGATTTTAGCCTCTCCATGCTGCAACATCCGGCGAGACCAGCAAACGCAATCTTAGTACGGCTCAATCTGGATGGGGTGACCGATCGAGTGATTCGAATCTACTACACCGACGAAAACGAAGACCGGTTGCAATCGCCCCAGGAAGTCGCAGCGGGCATGGGGGCGCTCAATTTATTCGTGGGATCGCTACAGCTGGCCGACAATCGTTTCAACCGCGTGAACTTCGCGCCGGGCGGTGGCAAGGCGCTGACGGTCCTCAATACGCAGGAGGACATGAATGCGGAGTTTGGCGGAATCAAGTTCGGACCAGTCGGTACCGACATCAGCTCCAAAATGCTCATCAGCCCGGCAGTTGAAGCGTCGTTTCGCGTGTCCATGTTGGCAGTGGTCAATTGGAAACCGCACACGAGTTCCCCCCTGCAACAATCAATCCTCTCGAACAACACAGGCGGTGGTGAGGGGGGCATTATCACGCGAATCACTACCGCAACGGGATTGTTCCAATTCTATGCGTTGCTGAGCTCTGGGGCCGTGTCGATCACCTCGGATGTGGCGGTGCCTCAAAACGAGCCGGTTCTGCTGTACGGAGAATTCGATCGATTCGATGCCGCACAGCGGCTCAAAGTACGTGTTGGCACCGTGCAGAAAACGGCAGCCGGCTCGGCCGCCAGCATGTCGTCCGGAGTGGCCCCCTACCATGCAATTGGCCAAGAGAAAGCAAGCGGTACGACCTACCCCTTAGCCGGAACTCTCAGCATGGTGGGGATCTTCGAGAGGACGTTGCCCAAAGCCTACACCGACACTCTCAGCGCAGCGTTCACCTCCCCAGAAACGTTTGCCACGATTGGCGTTGAACAATACGACAACGATCCACTGATTGCAGACATCGTGGCGGCAATCAACGCAGATGCAACGCAGACGGCGGCTAGGGAATCAACTACCAAAGCGGCATTGCGAGAGGCGTTTGGCGGACGCTGGAGAGATGAGAAGGACGCATTCTTTGACCTAAGAATCGAGGACATCCCCGAATGA
- a CDS encoding glycine-rich domain-containing protein, translating into MFFATKTPSDLKPKTSGSKVSATGGTITTFGGYKIHTFTTSGSFEVSAGGNIEFLVVGGGGGGGGRQSGVGAGGGGAGGLLAGTATVETGSLAITVGAGGNAGNTGVPPGNGGNSVIAGIAIAVGGGGGGQYGTSVGGNNGAGNDGGSGGGGTWGAPPIGTRGEGTGAQGNAGGAGQITTPNVAGGGGGAGAAGADGAAGSAGGAGLQSSITGTPTYYAGGGGGAAQTGNPGGAGGAGGGGQGGGTITRTVGVPNTGGGGGGAASFASGAGGGSGIVIIRYLE; encoded by the coding sequence ATGTTTTTCGCGACGAAAACACCGAGCGACCTGAAGCCTAAAACCAGTGGTAGCAAAGTATCTGCTACCGGCGGGACCATCACCACGTTCGGCGGCTACAAGATCCACACGTTCACAACGAGCGGATCGTTCGAAGTGTCTGCCGGTGGAAACATCGAGTTCTTAGTGGTCGGTGGCGGAGGTGGCGGTGGCGGACGCCAGTCGGGCGTAGGTGCAGGTGGTGGCGGAGCTGGCGGGCTATTGGCTGGAACGGCCACCGTAGAAACCGGCTCTCTCGCCATTACCGTCGGCGCGGGTGGCAATGCCGGGAACACAGGGGTTCCCCCAGGCAATGGTGGCAACTCGGTAATCGCTGGCATTGCGATCGCCGTGGGTGGCGGCGGAGGTGGTCAATACGGCACGAGTGTCGGCGGCAATAACGGTGCCGGGAACGATGGTGGTAGCGGTGGCGGTGGGACATGGGGTGCACCTCCGATCGGCACCCGTGGTGAGGGGACGGGAGCCCAGGGCAATGCCGGCGGTGCTGGGCAGATCACAACTCCCAACGTCGCCGGCGGCGGAGGTGGTGCCGGAGCGGCCGGAGCGGATGGGGCGGCGGGATCCGCCGGGGGTGCAGGTCTGCAGTCGTCGATCACCGGGACACCCACCTACTATGCCGGCGGCGGCGGGGGAGCTGCACAGACCGGAAACCCTGGAGGCGCTGGTGGTGCAGGGGGTGGCGGGCAAGGCGGTGGAACGATCACGAGGACCGTGGGTGTACCCAATACCGGCGGCGGGGGCGGTGGAGCTGCTTCGTTCGCCAGCGGTGCCGGGGGTGGTAGTGGAATTGTAATTATTAGATACCTGGAATAA